The Methanocella arvoryzae MRE50 genome includes a region encoding these proteins:
- the pdhA gene encoding pyruvate dehydrogenase (acetyl-transferring) E1 component subunit alpha, which produces MDEKFLYKLVKGETFRIVSQDGSANELDPGLPEDLLLKMYRLMVQARTYDEKALKLQRGGRMGTYPPIAGQEAIQIGSALAMAEEDWMVPSYREIGAMIAKGVPMQTLYMLWMGNDYGNRTPDNVRCLPIAIPVGSQALHATGMGWAARLKKEKLAITCYFGDGATSRGDFHEAMNFAGVYHVPVVFICSNNQFAISTPNPLQTRAETFAQKGIAYGIPSYRLDGMDVLASYVIVKDLLDRARNGEGPAFIEAICYRFGPHTTSDNPDLYRSKGEVEKIRKETDPIDRFRNYLVNKGLWDIDKETRLHDEMDALIDKAAKEAEQAPAPEFEELFKHVFAEEPQFLKEEYEYYKRVSGGK; this is translated from the coding sequence ATGGACGAGAAATTTTTGTATAAGCTGGTCAAAGGCGAGACTTTTCGCATCGTGTCCCAGGATGGCAGCGCAAACGAGCTTGACCCGGGCCTTCCCGAGGACCTGCTGCTGAAGATGTACCGACTGATGGTGCAGGCGAGGACGTATGACGAGAAGGCGTTGAAATTGCAGCGGGGCGGGAGGATGGGCACGTATCCCCCGATCGCCGGCCAGGAAGCCATCCAGATCGGCAGTGCGCTGGCTATGGCAGAGGAGGACTGGATGGTGCCGTCGTACAGAGAGATCGGCGCCATGATCGCCAAAGGCGTGCCGATGCAGACGTTGTACATGCTCTGGATGGGCAACGACTACGGGAACCGGACCCCTGACAATGTCAGGTGCCTGCCAATCGCCATTCCTGTCGGAAGCCAGGCTTTGCACGCTACCGGCATGGGCTGGGCAGCCCGGCTTAAAAAAGAGAAGCTGGCGATCACCTGCTATTTCGGGGATGGTGCCACTTCGAGGGGCGATTTCCACGAAGCAATGAACTTTGCCGGCGTTTACCATGTGCCCGTCGTCTTCATCTGCTCCAACAACCAGTTCGCTATCTCTACGCCGAATCCTTTGCAGACGAGGGCGGAGACTTTCGCGCAGAAGGGCATCGCTTACGGTATCCCGAGCTACAGGCTCGACGGCATGGACGTGCTGGCCTCCTATGTTATAGTCAAAGACCTGCTCGACCGGGCCAGAAACGGTGAAGGGCCTGCCTTTATTGAAGCGATCTGCTACCGGTTCGGGCCTCACACCACATCGGATAATCCCGACCTCTACCGGTCTAAGGGGGAGGTCGAGAAAATCCGGAAGGAGACAGACCCGATCGACCGGTTCAGGAATTACCTTGTCAATAAGGGGCTCTGGGACATCGACAAGGAGACCCGGTTACATGACGAGATGGATGCCCTGATAGATAAGGCTGCAAAAGAGGCAGAACAGGCTCCCGCTCCTGAGTTTGAAGAGCTCTTTAAGCACGTGTTCGCGGAGGAGCCGCAGTTCCTGAAAGAAGAATACGAGTACTACAAGCGTGTCTCCGGAGGGAAATAG
- a CDS encoding alpha-ketoacid dehydrogenase subunit beta, with protein MAMLNNIQAVNDALMVEMGRDPSVIVMGEDVGKEGGVFRATTGLQEKFGRERVVDTPLSENGIIGTAIGLALNGIKPVCEIQFSGFVYAGYEELIAHASRIRQRTMGRFSVPMVVRMPYGGGVKALEHHSESYETIFLHDPGLKVVAPSTPADLKGLLIASIRDPDPVIFLEHIRLYRAHREEVPDGEYTVPIGKAKVTLPGKDLTIVAWGAMVNVSLEAAKTLQEQGIAAEVIDLRTLKPLDKDAILDSVKKTGRLVIVEEAHRILGFGSEISAIVSEEAILHLKGPVIRVSGYDIRFPLYKLEDQYLPDPERVVAAAKEVMQY; from the coding sequence ATGGCGATGCTGAACAACATCCAGGCAGTCAATGACGCGCTGATGGTCGAGATGGGGCGAGACCCTTCGGTCATCGTCATGGGCGAGGACGTAGGCAAGGAGGGCGGCGTGTTCAGGGCGACTACGGGCTTGCAGGAGAAGTTCGGACGAGAGCGGGTCGTGGATACGCCGCTGTCTGAGAACGGCATCATCGGCACGGCGATCGGGCTTGCCCTCAACGGGATAAAGCCAGTGTGCGAAATTCAGTTCTCCGGGTTCGTTTACGCTGGCTATGAGGAACTCATTGCCCATGCTTCCAGAATAAGGCAGCGAACCATGGGCCGATTTTCAGTACCCATGGTGGTGCGGATGCCTTATGGTGGCGGCGTGAAGGCGCTGGAGCATCACAGCGAGAGCTACGAGACCATTTTCCTCCATGATCCTGGGCTGAAAGTCGTGGCCCCGTCTACGCCCGCCGATCTGAAAGGGCTCCTCATCGCCTCAATTCGTGACCCCGATCCGGTCATTTTCCTGGAGCATATCAGGCTGTACCGGGCTCACCGGGAAGAGGTGCCGGATGGCGAATATACCGTTCCGATTGGCAAGGCAAAGGTGACCTTGCCCGGCAAGGACCTGACTATAGTGGCGTGGGGTGCCATGGTCAACGTATCACTTGAGGCGGCTAAAACGCTGCAGGAACAGGGTATCGCTGCCGAAGTCATCGACCTGCGCACTTTGAAGCCCCTGGACAAAGACGCAATCCTCGATTCTGTAAAGAAGACGGGCCGGCTGGTCATCGTAGAGGAGGCACATCGAATACTGGGCTTCGGGTCGGAGATCAGCGCCATTGTCAGCGAAGAAGCGATCCTGCACCTGAAAGGCCCAGTCATCCGGGTGTCCGGCTACGACATCCGGTTCCCGCTGTACAAGCTGGAGGATCAGTACCTGCCTGACCCGGAGCGGGTCGTAGCGGCTGCGAAAGAAGTCATGCAATACTAA
- a CDS encoding IS1634 family transposase, whose amino-acid sequence MKNVDTRMLDHLGLVAGCYDEYGVAGIIDEVLPKKRVHRIGHGVTVKAMILNGLGFVDRPLYMTPEFFSKVPCERLLGGGVSPEYLNDDALGKTLDCISEYGPTELFNEIILNGVMKKLGLRTHLLHLDTTSFSLYGEYPEEGEADIKINLGLPKDGRWDLKRFVVGLACNHHGMPLFMKAFSGNHSDRKSLMEMVESLKRGLSSKDKVYHVADSAFYTKENLQGVGVSTFWISRVPNTIKEAAQLLGSDVELKPCKDQRYSYYETLSDYAGVPQKWILVNSKEMQKTMTGTFERKLSVELDATEKSFVHLRNQEFFCGEDALKAAHKWILDHPLVKFEAVSTEAFRKKNGRGRPRKNEPVQEFYRIKATIKTNQEEVTRRRERLGRFIIATNDVERDGESLLTDYKDQGIVERGFRFLKDDTFRVSNVYLKKPERIEALAMIMVLCLLIYSILEWKLREKLKSSGKTVRSQTKKRIQNPTMKWVFYLFLGVAEVHVNIENHSLTEITHITDDLRTILDLLGEPYKKYYD is encoded by the coding sequence ATGAAAAACGTTGATACGAGGATGCTTGATCATCTGGGATTGGTTGCCGGCTGTTATGATGAGTATGGGGTAGCTGGCATTATCGATGAGGTGCTTCCTAAAAAACGGGTGCATCGGATTGGTCATGGTGTCACGGTTAAAGCGATGATCCTGAATGGGCTGGGATTCGTTGATCGGCCATTATACATGACTCCTGAGTTTTTCAGTAAAGTGCCATGTGAGCGGCTTCTTGGAGGGGGCGTAAGTCCTGAGTATTTGAATGATGATGCTTTGGGGAAGACGTTGGATTGTATCAGCGAGTACGGGCCGACCGAGTTGTTCAACGAAATCATTCTTAATGGCGTGATGAAGAAACTGGGCTTACGTACACATCTTTTGCATTTGGATACGACTAGTTTCAGCTTGTATGGCGAGTACCCGGAAGAGGGGGAGGCGGACATCAAGATCAATCTTGGGTTGCCTAAGGATGGGCGTTGGGACTTGAAACGGTTCGTGGTGGGGTTAGCTTGTAACCATCATGGTATGCCATTGTTTATGAAGGCGTTCAGTGGGAATCATAGTGATCGTAAGAGCCTCATGGAGATGGTTGAATCTTTGAAACGTGGCCTCAGTTCAAAGGATAAGGTGTATCATGTTGCTGATAGTGCCTTTTATACGAAGGAGAATTTGCAGGGTGTTGGCGTCAGTACTTTTTGGATTAGCCGTGTTCCGAACACGATCAAGGAGGCGGCTCAGCTTCTGGGAAGTGACGTGGAGCTGAAACCCTGTAAGGACCAGCGTTACTCGTATTATGAGACCCTGTCTGATTATGCTGGAGTCCCTCAGAAGTGGATCCTGGTCAATTCGAAGGAGATGCAGAAAACGATGACTGGCACCTTCGAACGGAAACTATCGGTGGAGTTAGATGCTACAGAGAAAAGTTTCGTGCACCTGCGTAACCAAGAGTTCTTTTGCGGAGAAGATGCTTTGAAAGCCGCCCACAAATGGATCCTGGATCACCCATTGGTAAAATTCGAAGCGGTTTCCACGGAGGCCTTCCGGAAGAAGAATGGCAGAGGCAGACCCAGGAAGAACGAACCGGTTCAAGAGTTTTACAGGATTAAGGCAACGATCAAGACCAACCAGGAAGAAGTGACTCGGAGACGGGAGCGGCTGGGTAGATTCATCATTGCCACCAACGACGTTGAAAGAGACGGGGAATCACTACTCACCGATTACAAGGATCAGGGCATCGTCGAACGGGGATTCAGATTCCTGAAAGATGACACGTTCCGAGTATCGAACGTGTACCTGAAAAAACCAGAGCGGATCGAGGCCCTGGCAATGATCATGGTCTTGTGCCTTCTCATCTACAGCATACTTGAATGGAAGCTTCGAGAGAAGCTGAAATCGTCAGGGAAGACTGTTCGGAGCCAGACTAAAAAACGAATCCAAAACCCTACAATGAAATGGGTATTCTACCTGTTCTTAGGGGTGGCTGAAGTGCATGTAAACATAGAAAATCACAGTCTGACCGAGATCACTCATATCACAGACGATCTGCGAACAATCCTTGACCTGTTAGGCGAACCGTACAAAAAATACTATGACTAA
- a CDS encoding dihydrolipoamide acetyltransferase family protein, with protein sequence MTYEFKLPDLGEGITSGEIKKWNVKKGDKVEEDDPIAEVETDKAVVELPAPVSGTVEDIKFKEGDMVPVGSVIAVIREEGEETKAPPPPQEKAPSPVQEKAIEKATAEAKEPEVKPPAEAVGRAPGKVPVLATPATRMLAKQLGVDIESIKGTGLGGRITDEDVKAASAKPAAKPAPAPAPAPTPAPAAPPAGPAGLEERIPLRGIRRTISDNLMRSLQHTAQVTVFDDADVTKLSELREQVNGARKDGVKVSYLAFTVKAVSAALRNHPVLNASIDDEKGEIVLKKYYNIGLAIDTPRGLMVAPVKDADRKSIVQISREIKELVELAESGKIGVEQLRGSTFTIANIGSIGGLFATPIINPPESAILEMQQIRDMPRVCDGNVCVRKVMNLSLTIDHRIIDGAEGQRFLNEVKGYLEDPAALLVNMP encoded by the coding sequence GTGACGTACGAGTTCAAGCTTCCCGATCTGGGCGAGGGCATCACTTCGGGAGAAATAAAGAAGTGGAACGTGAAGAAGGGCGACAAAGTAGAGGAAGACGACCCGATCGCCGAGGTCGAGACAGATAAGGCAGTCGTAGAGCTGCCAGCACCCGTTTCCGGTACAGTAGAGGATATCAAGTTTAAGGAAGGTGATATGGTCCCGGTCGGCAGCGTGATCGCTGTCATCCGGGAAGAAGGCGAAGAGACTAAGGCGCCGCCACCGCCGCAGGAAAAGGCGCCTTCTCCTGTACAGGAGAAGGCGATCGAGAAGGCTACTGCAGAGGCGAAGGAGCCGGAAGTTAAGCCGCCTGCCGAAGCTGTCGGCAGAGCCCCCGGAAAAGTCCCGGTGCTGGCCACTCCGGCGACCCGTATGCTGGCAAAACAGCTGGGCGTAGACATCGAATCAATAAAAGGCACGGGCCTTGGCGGCCGTATTACTGACGAGGATGTCAAAGCCGCATCAGCAAAGCCAGCCGCAAAGCCAGCGCCTGCTCCTGCTCCCGCTCCCACTCCTGCGCCGGCCGCTCCTCCCGCCGGGCCTGCCGGGCTGGAAGAACGGATACCACTGCGGGGCATCAGGCGGACGATTTCCGACAACCTGATGCGCTCCCTCCAGCATACTGCGCAGGTGACTGTTTTCGACGATGCAGACGTGACTAAGCTGAGCGAGCTCCGGGAGCAGGTGAACGGCGCCCGTAAAGACGGAGTCAAGGTGAGCTACCTTGCTTTCACTGTGAAAGCCGTGTCTGCAGCTCTCCGGAATCATCCTGTCCTGAACGCCAGTATTGACGACGAGAAAGGCGAGATAGTGCTCAAGAAGTACTACAATATCGGCCTGGCCATCGACACTCCCAGAGGCTTGATGGTAGCACCTGTGAAGGATGCCGATCGCAAGAGTATCGTGCAAATCTCCAGGGAGATCAAAGAGCTCGTCGAGCTGGCGGAGTCGGGGAAGATCGGCGTTGAGCAGCTACGGGGAAGTACATTCACTATCGCCAACATCGGCAGTATCGGGGGGCTTTTTGCCACGCCTATCATCAACCCGCCGGAATCTGCTATTCTTGAGATGCAGCAGATAAGGGATATGCCCCGGGTCTGCGACGGCAATGTCTGTGTGCGCAAGGTGATGAACCTGAGCCTGACGATCGACCACCGCATCATCGACGGCGCCGAAGGCCAGCGTTTTCTGAACGAGGTCAAAGGCTATCTCGAAGACCCGGCTGCACTACTGGTAAATATGCCGTGA
- a CDS encoding rolling circle replication-associated protein — MNNLEKERKNQQMTNCVKPIGYGQSNTDGERFHIPCKKWDCPVCSKVQVNKLLDDVNIFFRGEHVRFLTLTERSTATNKKDIMKHYRRLMDNLKKDHNGLKAFWVKEFTKRGVRHLHVAINMYIPQSRIKELWIKATGGQSHIVHIEDACEMRNAAAYMMKYMTKQLSGGDNFKRNERRFGFSGGKRPKQKDWEGKAKGEIEVEIDPHFNQNSRYWLDYYNKNQIAYGPAYIDFINFATCSIIAKHKIRLARAELGYDDLPIFLFIYLCSYVVSLISLILLYLIDCWVNRWMMIFRMVQEVH; from the coding sequence ATGAACAACTTAGAAAAGGAAAGGAAGAACCAACAAATGACAAACTGTGTCAAACCCATCGGATACGGTCAAAGCAATACCGATGGAGAACGATTCCACATACCCTGCAAAAAGTGGGACTGCCCCGTATGCTCAAAAGTCCAGGTGAACAAGCTACTGGATGATGTCAACATATTCTTCCGGGGTGAACATGTCCGCTTCCTAACTCTAACAGAGAGATCCACTGCCACAAATAAAAAAGACATCATGAAGCACTACCGGCGGCTAATGGATAATCTTAAAAAAGACCATAATGGACTAAAGGCGTTCTGGGTGAAAGAATTTACCAAGCGAGGAGTAAGACACCTGCATGTAGCTATAAACATGTACATACCACAATCCAGAATCAAAGAGCTATGGATTAAAGCTACTGGAGGCCAAAGCCACATCGTACATATCGAGGATGCTTGCGAGATGCGAAATGCGGCTGCTTACATGATGAAATATATGACAAAACAGCTAAGTGGAGGTGACAACTTTAAAAGGAACGAAAGACGCTTTGGTTTCAGTGGGGGAAAAAGACCTAAACAAAAGGATTGGGAAGGAAAAGCCAAAGGCGAAATTGAAGTCGAAATAGACCCACATTTTAACCAGAATTCGAGATATTGGCTTGATTATTACAACAAAAATCAAATCGCATATGGTCCAGCTTATATCGACTTTATCAATTTTGCCACTTGTAGCATCATAGCAAAACATAAAATCCGCTTAGCAAGAGCAGAACTAGGCTATGATGATTTACCTATTTTTTTATTCATATATCTATGCTCATATGTAGTAAGCTTAATATCACTAATCCTATTATATCTGATAGATTGCTGGGTTAACAGATGGATGATGATTTTTCGTATGGTACAAGAAGTGCATTAA
- the lipA gene encoding lipoyl synthase, translating to MPDPTSPKPDWLKVRLPRTDKYGAVKDVIKKYNLNTVCSSAMCPNAFECWDGGCLTFMVLGNTCTRACRFCTVTHGPAGEPLDSNEPQRLAAAAKELDLSYVVITSVDRDDLPDYGAGHYAACIRAVKEQLPGARVEAIIPDFTGRLDLLEQVVDARPDVISHNIETVERLSPSVRDRRAGYYRSLDVLRDVKRVNPHMLTKSSLLLGMGEEDIEIKEALHDLQEARVDIVTLGQYLRPSIRQWPVHRYVAPGEFSELAEYGRSLGFKYVAAGPFVRTSYRAGEQYVSVIADSRMA from the coding sequence ATGCCCGATCCTACCTCCCCTAAGCCGGACTGGCTGAAGGTACGCCTGCCGAGGACTGATAAGTACGGCGCTGTGAAAGACGTGATCAAGAAATACAACCTTAACACGGTCTGCAGCAGCGCAATGTGCCCGAACGCCTTCGAGTGCTGGGATGGAGGCTGCCTGACATTTATGGTGCTCGGGAACACCTGTACCAGGGCCTGTCGGTTCTGCACGGTCACCCATGGTCCTGCCGGAGAGCCTCTTGATTCGAACGAGCCGCAGCGGCTGGCAGCAGCGGCTAAAGAGCTTGATCTGAGTTACGTAGTGATCACTTCTGTGGACAGGGATGACCTGCCGGATTATGGTGCGGGGCATTACGCGGCGTGTATCAGGGCGGTGAAAGAGCAGTTGCCCGGCGCCCGGGTAGAGGCGATTATTCCTGATTTTACGGGCAGGCTGGACTTGCTGGAGCAGGTCGTGGATGCCCGGCCTGACGTCATCTCCCACAATATCGAGACTGTGGAGCGGCTATCTCCTTCTGTCCGGGACCGGCGGGCGGGTTACTATCGATCGCTCGACGTGCTGCGGGATGTCAAGCGGGTTAATCCTCACATGCTGACTAAATCGTCGCTGCTGTTGGGCATGGGGGAGGAGGACATCGAGATCAAGGAGGCGTTGCACGACTTGCAGGAGGCCCGGGTGGATATTGTCACTCTCGGCCAGTACCTGCGGCCGAGTATCCGGCAGTGGCCTGTACACCGGTATGTTGCCCCTGGCGAGTTTAGCGAGCTGGCAGAGTACGGGAGGTCGCTGGGCTTCAAATACGTGGCAGCAGGGCCGTTCGTGCGGACTTCGTACAGGGCGGGAGAGCAGTATGTTTCGGTGATAGCGGATTCCAGGATGGCATAG
- a CDS encoding tyrosine-type recombinase/integrase, which yields MYNENFLAYNDKYTYEVIIAKHVDKGTITASDAKLITNYIVSKLAKGKIIERRAARIATMLTQWRRFIKVPYDQMTIDDLLLGLRALQNGDSAYCGRKYSQSSQRGMVKTIKPFTRFLIRKKIIAPIDDEELNEIEPPQETFDSIKSEDILTADDIQAMIKACKNSRDRAFIMTLYETGARVGELGRLTWNDLTFKDLDCKVRLEDQKVGGERVVYVVSCKAYLMQYRNDLGDVKNDDFVFKLLERDQPITYKAVTRLIDNAKTAAGITKPVTPKLFRTSRITNMIREGYQESVIKKMMWKKQSTKMFDFYLKLADNDLEKAILSKAGIAAPATKPESSIKPVKCVCGYVNEPTNMYCPKCARSLKEGVKSLREEESEAKQRLIKLMEHPKIRDMLCEVFEESA from the coding sequence ATGTATAATGAGAATTTCTTAGCTTATAATGACAAGTACACTTACGAAGTCATTATTGCAAAGCACGTTGATAAGGGAACAATAACGGCAAGCGATGCGAAGCTCATCACAAATTACATTGTAAGTAAGTTGGCGAAGGGTAAAATTATTGAAAGGCGTGCGGCTCGAATTGCCACAATGTTAACGCAGTGGCGGCGTTTTATTAAAGTCCCTTACGACCAGATGACCATAGATGACTTGCTTTTAGGTTTGAGGGCATTGCAGAACGGCGATAGCGCATATTGCGGAAGGAAGTATAGCCAAAGTTCGCAGCGTGGAATGGTGAAGACTATTAAGCCGTTTACCAGGTTCCTGATTCGGAAGAAGATTATTGCTCCGATTGATGATGAAGAGCTTAATGAGATTGAGCCACCCCAGGAGACTTTTGATAGCATCAAGTCAGAAGACATCCTGACTGCCGACGATATTCAGGCGATGATAAAGGCATGTAAGAATTCCAGAGACAGAGCGTTTATCATGACGTTATACGAGACTGGAGCGAGAGTCGGAGAACTGGGCCGGTTGACCTGGAATGACTTAACTTTCAAAGACCTTGATTGCAAGGTCAGGCTAGAAGACCAGAAAGTAGGTGGGGAACGGGTTGTATACGTTGTATCCTGCAAAGCGTACCTGATGCAGTACAGGAATGATTTAGGGGATGTTAAGAATGATGATTTTGTTTTCAAGCTGCTTGAGCGGGACCAGCCGATAACGTATAAGGCTGTTACCAGGTTGATTGATAACGCAAAAACGGCTGCTGGCATCACAAAGCCAGTTACCCCTAAGCTGTTCAGGACTTCCAGAATTACGAACATGATTAGGGAAGGCTACCAGGAGAGCGTTATCAAAAAGATGATGTGGAAAAAGCAATCGACCAAAATGTTTGATTTCTACCTGAAACTGGCAGATAACGACCTGGAAAAAGCCATTCTTTCAAAGGCGGGTATAGCAGCTCCAGCAACTAAACCAGAATCTTCGATAAAGCCGGTTAAGTGTGTTTGTGGTTACGTGAATGAGCCGACAAACATGTATTGCCCAAAGTGTGCCAGGTCGTTAAAAGAGGGCGTTAAATCACTGCGAGAAGAGGAAAGCGAGGCAAAACAGAGGTTGATTAAACTAATGGAGCATCCGAAGATAAGGGACATGCTCTGCGAAGTCTTTGAAGAATCTGCCTAA
- a CDS encoding HNH endonuclease produces the protein MDDDFSYGTRSALTQSMVRKIKEAVGHKCEKCGSICDIEVLEVHHIEPVRDADGRYDYNSPSNLIVLCANCHKLAGSNKIPKIQLSDITYKRPEYLKGLLEKILADRRIVTSDTKTSMSSYGYPRVTSSPSSSSVSSRKSSSGSYSHSSGYGGMGFAGTALGGIVIIGLLLGIFYLAFGGLVSNWITPMVINFINPNSTALSLTNIVLWIIITFIKGSILIVCSLFIGYILIFILKKLLQTRAEEINDGIISNQLDGSVKTLTNVEKFIYFFRSWNVDNLKKASLLIAVLCCIGFIFLLPDNTLNSISIVVTNGLSTFIFNSIMAVINFIVTVVVFVLTIVIIAGVALFMFALAKERSQY, from the coding sequence ATGGATGATGATTTTTCGTATGGTACAAGAAGTGCATTAACACAGTCGATGGTTAGGAAGATAAAAGAGGCAGTGGGCCATAAATGTGAGAAATGCGGTTCAATCTGCGACATAGAAGTTTTAGAAGTACATCATATTGAACCGGTAAGAGATGCTGATGGGCGATATGACTATAATTCTCCCAGTAACTTGATAGTTCTTTGTGCGAATTGTCATAAATTAGCTGGTAGTAATAAAATCCCTAAGATACAGCTATCCGATATTACCTATAAACGCCCAGAGTACCTCAAAGGCCTATTGGAAAAAATTTTGGCAGACAGGAGAATTGTCACATCTGATACGAAAACGTCAATGAGTTCCTATGGCTATCCCAGGGTAACTTCTTCGCCTTCTTCATCTAGTGTTAGTTCTAGAAAATCTTCGTCAGGTAGCTACTCACATAGTAGCGGATATGGTGGTATGGGGTTCGCTGGAACCGCTTTAGGTGGGATAGTAATAATCGGATTACTATTGGGTATATTTTATCTAGCATTTGGGGGGCTTGTATCAAATTGGATTACCCCCATGGTGATTAACTTTATTAATCCAAATTCTACCGCATTATCTCTAACAAATATTGTACTATGGATAATAATTACGTTTATAAAAGGAAGTATACTAATAGTTTGCTCCCTGTTTATAGGATACATATTGATATTCATTCTTAAGAAATTGCTACAAACGAGGGCTGAAGAAATAAACGATGGAATAATCTCAAACCAATTGGATGGGTCAGTCAAAACTCTTACGAATGTTGAAAAATTTATTTACTTTTTTAGGTCATGGAACGTTGATAATCTAAAAAAGGCTTCATTATTAATTGCGGTATTATGCTGTATAGGATTCATCTTCTTGTTACCAGATAATACCCTAAATAGCATCAGTATCGTAGTAACAAATGGCCTATCGACATTTATTTTCAATAGTATTATGGCAGTAATTAATTTTATCGTAACGGTGGTTGTATTTGTCCTTACTATCGTAATAATCGCTGGTGTTGCCTTATTCATGTTTGCGTTAGCAAAGGAAAGGTCGCAATA
- a CDS encoding dihydrolipoyl dehydrogenase family protein yields the protein MVVGDIEVGTDVLVIGAGPAGYTAAIRLGQMGMDVTLVGPEIGGICLNHGCIPVKGIVRTLDLVADVTAAEARGIKAHGVEVDLNKVQAWNAQVIRKLQAGIRSLLNASGVQLFEGTCSFTSSTTAVVRIHGSTQHIRFRKAVIATGMHYIVPEGIRPDGRRIIFPHAVAHLHKVPGTAVILGGGIDGATMASLLAKMGTRVTLAYKSASLVPAIDDDVLQPAMKSLADLGVQTFPQASWEVHSEGGEVVIRSGNETTTRTPDLILICSPTKANVQNLSLDRTKVRLTDKGFVEVDDRYRTADPSIYAIGDVLGGRRNASVAFRDGLSVANIIAGKPGLPDYQAMTLTIEAGLDIASAGMGEKEAKKAGIDVTVSRSPYSANGGAATYGKQDGFIKVVAEKQTGRILGTQIVGPRAGDLIGEALLAIEMGARLEDVALTLHPHPELNEIFADACARAAGLSANVVKK from the coding sequence ATGGTTGTCGGCGACATTGAAGTCGGGACAGATGTCCTCGTGATCGGCGCCGGGCCGGCGGGATATACGGCGGCAATCCGGCTCGGGCAGATGGGCATGGACGTGACCCTGGTCGGCCCGGAGATCGGGGGTATCTGCCTTAATCATGGCTGTATCCCTGTCAAGGGGATCGTCCGCACGCTCGATCTGGTTGCCGACGTGACTGCTGCAGAGGCCCGGGGAATCAAAGCTCACGGGGTGGAAGTTGATCTAAACAAGGTACAGGCATGGAACGCCCAGGTCATCCGGAAGCTGCAGGCCGGCATCAGGAGCCTCCTGAACGCAAGTGGCGTACAATTGTTCGAAGGCACCTGCTCGTTTACGTCGTCGACCACAGCGGTGGTACGTATTCACGGGAGCACTCAGCATATCAGGTTCAGGAAAGCGGTCATCGCCACAGGTATGCACTATATTGTCCCTGAGGGTATCCGGCCTGATGGCAGGCGCATCATTTTTCCCCACGCTGTAGCTCATCTCCATAAGGTCCCGGGTACCGCCGTTATTCTGGGCGGCGGCATAGACGGGGCGACAATGGCCTCCCTGCTTGCTAAGATGGGTACCAGAGTGACCCTCGCCTATAAAAGTGCCTCGTTGGTCCCTGCAATCGATGATGACGTTTTGCAGCCGGCGATGAAAAGCCTGGCAGACCTGGGAGTGCAGACTTTCCCTCAGGCCTCATGGGAAGTGCATTCCGAGGGCGGAGAAGTCGTCATTCGATCCGGGAACGAGACGACCACACGAACGCCAGATCTGATATTGATTTGCTCGCCTACAAAAGCGAACGTTCAGAACCTGTCCCTGGACCGGACAAAAGTCAGGCTCACGGATAAGGGGTTTGTCGAGGTCGACGATCGTTATCGCACGGCCGACCCCTCGATCTATGCCATTGGAGACGTGCTCGGTGGCAGACGTAATGCAAGTGTGGCATTCCGCGACGGGCTCTCTGTGGCAAACATCATAGCGGGAAAGCCCGGGCTGCCTGATTACCAGGCCATGACTCTGACCATCGAGGCCGGGCTTGACATAGCTTCAGCGGGCATGGGGGAAAAAGAGGCGAAAAAGGCAGGCATAGACGTCACGGTGAGCCGCTCCCCGTATTCTGCCAACGGCGGGGCTGCTACATACGGTAAACAGGATGGCTTTATCAAAGTAGTGGCGGAAAAGCAGACCGGCCGCATCCTCGGCACACAGATCGTGGGACCCCGTGCCGGCGATCTGATCGGAGAAGCCCTGCTGGCCATTGAAATGGGAGCAAGGCTGGAAGATGTTGCGCTGACCCTGCATCCCCACCCGGAGCTCAACGAGATCTTTGCCGACGCCTGCGCCAGGGCTGCGGGGTTGTCGGCCAACGTTGTTAAAAAATGA